A window of Halostella salina contains these coding sequences:
- a CDS encoding YeaH/YhbH family protein: MGLKDDVERFYEVGEERREDLSEFIQYGDLGGSRSDEVRVPIKIVDLPEFEYDQLDQGGVGQGDADVGDPVGQPQPQPGDGDEEGDPGEEHGEHEYYQMDPEEFAEELDEELGLDLEPKGKSVVEETEGPYKDLTKTGPDSTLDFERMFKQGLKRKLAMDFDGEFLREVLKVDGVGPAKAFEWARGESIPVSRAWLDDAYSDIPADERDEWDSIAAVEENVERETVQEQIRREGIDHVPFRREDERYRHPEVIEEKEKNVVVVNIRDVSGSMREQKRELVERTFTPLDWYLQGKYDNAEFVYIAHDAEAWEVERDDFFGIRSGGGTKISSAYELAEELLAEYPWSDWNRYVFAAGDSENSSNDTEEGVIPLMEEIPANLHAYVETQPSGNAINATHAEEVERHFGENDDVAVAYVTGPDDVTDAIYEILSTEEDES, encoded by the coding sequence ATGGGACTGAAAGACGACGTCGAGCGGTTCTACGAGGTGGGCGAGGAACGGCGCGAGGACCTCTCGGAGTTCATCCAGTACGGCGACCTCGGTGGGAGCCGTTCGGACGAGGTCCGGGTGCCGATCAAGATCGTCGACCTCCCGGAGTTCGAGTACGACCAGCTGGACCAGGGCGGCGTCGGACAGGGCGACGCCGACGTGGGCGACCCCGTCGGGCAGCCACAGCCCCAGCCCGGCGACGGCGACGAGGAGGGCGACCCCGGCGAGGAGCACGGCGAGCACGAGTACTACCAGATGGACCCCGAGGAGTTCGCCGAGGAACTGGACGAGGAACTCGGGCTGGACCTCGAACCGAAGGGCAAGAGCGTCGTCGAGGAGACCGAGGGGCCGTACAAGGACCTCACGAAGACCGGTCCCGACAGCACGCTCGACTTCGAGCGGATGTTCAAACAGGGCCTCAAGCGCAAGCTGGCGATGGACTTCGACGGGGAGTTCCTCCGCGAGGTGCTGAAAGTCGACGGCGTCGGCCCGGCGAAGGCGTTCGAGTGGGCGCGCGGCGAGTCGATCCCCGTCTCGCGGGCGTGGCTGGACGACGCGTACAGCGACATCCCGGCCGACGAGCGCGACGAGTGGGACAGCATCGCGGCCGTCGAGGAAAACGTCGAGCGCGAGACGGTGCAGGAGCAGATCCGCCGGGAGGGGATCGACCACGTCCCGTTCCGCCGGGAGGACGAGCGCTACCGCCATCCCGAGGTCATCGAGGAGAAGGAGAAGAACGTCGTCGTCGTGAACATCCGCGACGTGAGCGGCTCGATGCGCGAGCAGAAGCGCGAACTGGTCGAGCGCACGTTCACGCCGCTGGACTGGTATCTCCAGGGGAAGTACGACAACGCCGAGTTCGTCTACATCGCCCACGACGCCGAGGCCTGGGAGGTCGAGCGCGACGACTTCTTCGGCATCCGCAGCGGCGGCGGGACGAAGATATCCTCGGCGTACGAACTCGCCGAGGAACTGCTGGCGGAGTACCCCTGGAGCGACTGGAACCGCTACGTGTTCGCGGCCGGCGACAGCGAGAACTCCTCGAACGACACCGAGGAGGGCGTCATCCCGCTGATGGAGGAAATCCCGGCGAACCTCCACGCCTACGTGGAGACCCAGCCAAGCGGCAACGCCATCAACGCCACCCACGCCGAGGAAGTCGAGCGCCACTTCGGCGAGAACGACGACGTGGCCGTGGCGTACGTCACCGGTCCCGACGACGTGACCGATGCGATCTACGAGATCCTCAGCACGGAGGAGGACGAATCATGA
- a CDS encoding PrkA family serine protein kinase produces the protein MSRGDEFVSEADRALEGAYEEPVSLAEYVDAVFETPRIASHASKYLLEAIEAAGTRTVVEEGEETERYRFFDDPHNDGEHAVLGNTEVLNAFVDDLRSIAAGRAKDEKIIWFDGPTATGKSELKRCLINGLREYSKTPEGRRYTVEWNVATAADTRGLSYGGDAPADEDQWYESPVQAHPLSAFPDDVREELLAELNEANDDHLDVRVEERLDPFSREAYDYLEEEYRRRGVEDLFSAVTDESHLRVKNYVVDVGRGIGVLHSEDEGQPKERLVGTWMRGMLQELDSRGRKNPQAFSYDGVLSQGNGLLTVVEDAAQHADLLQKLLNVPDEGTVKLDKGIGMDIDTQLVIISNPDLEAKLNQHAEKNGMDPLKALKRRLDKHEFAYLTNRSLETELVRRELTNETEVWDGDEEAVEAKIAEPITVAVKDADGDLRERELAPHAVEAAALYSVVTRLDDEDLPPGLDLVDKALLFDRGYLRDGDERVEKDDFEFGDGTSDGDHGIPVTYTRDTIADLLHGTPDRHHADLPVEDVIMPRDVLNAMAEGLTEAPVFSPGERTEFENRVVPVKNHVFQRQEDDVLDAMMRDRRVDEETVAEYVEHVYAWATDEQLENERGERVDPDPLKMKVFETEHLGRFSPESYDGDEASPAVRQFRTEKVITALNRHAWEHRGDDFSAADADLTEIPVIRSVLESHDWEDVSRLFEDFDPRQWDDPPSDTETAAIKAETIDNMVELFGYSEASAELTSRHVMGQVSYKWD, from the coding sequence ATGAGTCGCGGCGACGAGTTCGTCAGCGAGGCCGACCGCGCCCTCGAAGGGGCCTACGAGGAGCCGGTGAGCCTCGCCGAGTACGTCGACGCGGTGTTCGAGACCCCCCGAATCGCCTCCCACGCCTCGAAGTACCTGCTGGAGGCGATCGAGGCGGCCGGCACGCGGACCGTCGTCGAGGAGGGCGAGGAGACGGAGCGCTACCGCTTCTTCGACGACCCGCACAACGACGGCGAGCACGCCGTGCTGGGCAACACGGAAGTTCTGAACGCGTTCGTCGACGACCTGCGCTCCATCGCGGCGGGCCGGGCGAAAGACGAGAAGATCATCTGGTTCGACGGGCCGACCGCGACCGGCAAGTCCGAGCTGAAGCGCTGCCTGATCAACGGGCTCCGGGAGTACTCGAAGACCCCGGAGGGCCGGCGCTACACCGTCGAGTGGAACGTGGCGACGGCGGCCGACACCCGCGGCCTCTCCTACGGCGGCGACGCGCCCGCCGACGAGGACCAGTGGTACGAGAGCCCGGTGCAGGCACACCCGCTCTCGGCGTTCCCGGACGACGTGCGCGAGGAACTGCTGGCGGAACTGAACGAGGCGAACGACGACCACCTCGACGTCCGCGTCGAGGAGCGGCTGGACCCGTTCTCCCGAGAGGCGTACGACTACCTGGAGGAGGAGTACCGCCGGCGCGGCGTCGAGGACCTGTTCTCGGCGGTGACCGACGAGTCGCACCTCCGGGTGAAGAACTACGTCGTCGACGTGGGGCGCGGGATCGGCGTCCTCCACTCCGAGGACGAGGGCCAGCCCAAGGAGCGGCTGGTCGGCACGTGGATGCGCGGTATGCTGCAGGAACTCGATTCCCGCGGCCGGAAGAACCCGCAGGCGTTCTCCTACGACGGCGTGCTCTCGCAGGGCAACGGCCTCCTCACCGTCGTCGAGGACGCCGCCCAGCACGCCGACCTGCTCCAGAAGCTGCTGAACGTGCCCGACGAGGGCACCGTCAAGCTGGACAAGGGGATCGGGATGGACATCGACACCCAGCTCGTGATCATCTCGAACCCGGACCTGGAGGCGAAGCTGAACCAGCACGCCGAGAAGAACGGGATGGACCCCCTGAAGGCGCTGAAGCGCCGCCTCGACAAACACGAGTTCGCGTACCTCACCAACCGGAGCCTGGAGACCGAACTCGTGCGGCGCGAACTCACGAACGAGACCGAGGTGTGGGACGGCGACGAGGAGGCGGTCGAGGCGAAGATCGCCGAGCCGATCACCGTGGCCGTCAAGGACGCCGACGGCGACCTCAGGGAGCGCGAACTCGCGCCCCACGCCGTCGAGGCGGCGGCGCTGTACAGCGTCGTCACAAGGCTGGACGACGAGGATCTGCCGCCCGGACTCGACCTCGTCGACAAGGCGCTGCTGTTCGACCGCGGCTACCTCCGGGACGGCGACGAGCGCGTCGAGAAGGACGACTTCGAGTTCGGCGACGGCACGTCGGACGGCGACCACGGCATCCCGGTGACCTACACCCGCGACACGATCGCGGACCTGCTCCACGGCACCCCGGACCGCCACCACGCGGACCTGCCGGTCGAGGACGTGATCATGCCCCGCGACGTGCTGAACGCGATGGCCGAGGGGCTGACGGAGGCTCCGGTGTTCTCGCCGGGCGAGCGGACGGAGTTCGAGAACCGCGTCGTCCCCGTCAAGAACCACGTGTTCCAGCGCCAGGAGGATGACGTGCTCGACGCGATGATGCGCGACCGCCGGGTCGACGAGGAGACCGTCGCCGAGTACGTCGAGCACGTGTACGCCTGGGCGACCGACGAGCAGCTGGAGAACGAGCGCGGCGAGCGCGTCGACCCGGACCCGCTGAAGATGAAGGTGTTCGAGACCGAGCATCTCGGCCGGTTCTCGCCGGAGAGCTACGACGGCGACGAGGCCTCGCCGGCCGTCCGGCAGTTCCGCACCGAGAAGGTGATCACCGCGCTGAACCGCCACGCGTGGGAGCACCGCGGCGACGACTTCTCGGCGGCCGACGCCGACCTCACGGAGATCCCGGTGATCCGGAGCGTCCTCGAATCCCACGACTGGGAGGACGTGTCGCGGCTGTTCGAGGACTTCGACCCGCGACAGTGGGACGACCCGCCGAGCGACACCGAGACGGCCGCGATCAAAGCCGAGACGATCGACAACATGGTCGAACTGTTCGGCTACAGCGAGGCGTCGGCGGAGCTGACAAGCCGACACGTCATGGGACAGGTGAGCTACAAATGGGACTGA
- a CDS encoding PrkA family serine protein kinase, giving the protein MTGDIDTLEELSQEYQDSVPEDLRAAKPFDWYLEEVYESPKIARNAHQRVADMFDYYGTEYDEEAGVVEYKLVSEDPVNDGENTFYGRVIHQAIHEFVNKVKSSARGLGPERRIKLLLGPVGSGKSAFDQQIREYYEDYTARDEGRLYTFRWTNLCDVIEDQDPADDTVRSPMNQDPLVLVPHEQRGSIIADLNERLDAPYSIRNEQALDPESEFYMDRLLSYYDDDLEQVLSNHIEVVRLVADENKRQGLETFEPKDKKNQDETELTGDVNYSKIAVYGESDPRAFDYSGAFCNANRGIFSGEELLKLQREFLYDFLHATQEQTIKPKNNPRIDIDQVIVGRTNMPEYKDKKGDEKMEAFNDRTKRIDFPYVLSYEQEADIYRKMLANADVPDINVEPHTLEMAGLFGVLTRIEEPDTETVDLLQKAKAYNGEVDEGDEVDVKKLREEAEEKADIGEGMMGISPRFIGDEIAEAIMDSKHRSRGFLSPLTVFNFFEENLEHHGSIPEENFGTYYRYLETVREEYKERAIEDVRHALAYDVDEIQRQGEKYMDHVMAYIDDQTVEDELTGREQEPDETFLRSVEEKLDVPEDRKDDFRQEVSNWVSRRAREGEAFNPQDNERLRRALERKLWEDKKHNINFSALVSSNEFDDDERNEWIDALIEQGYSESGAREVLEFAGAEVAKAEMED; this is encoded by the coding sequence ATGACAGGAGATATCGACACGCTAGAGGAGTTGAGTCAGGAGTACCAGGACTCGGTCCCGGAGGACCTGCGTGCGGCGAAGCCGTTCGACTGGTACCTGGAGGAGGTGTACGAGTCCCCGAAGATCGCCCGCAACGCACACCAGCGCGTCGCGGACATGTTTGACTACTACGGCACCGAGTACGACGAGGAGGCCGGCGTCGTCGAGTACAAACTCGTCTCCGAGGACCCGGTCAACGACGGCGAGAACACGTTCTACGGCCGCGTGATCCACCAGGCGATCCACGAGTTCGTCAACAAGGTGAAGTCGTCGGCCCGCGGCCTCGGCCCGGAGCGCCGGATCAAACTCCTGCTCGGCCCCGTCGGGTCGGGGAAGTCCGCCTTCGACCAGCAGATCCGGGAGTACTACGAGGACTACACCGCCCGGGACGAGGGGCGGCTGTACACGTTCCGCTGGACGAACCTCTGTGACGTGATCGAGGACCAGGACCCGGCCGACGACACCGTCCGGTCCCCGATGAATCAGGACCCCCTTGTGCTGGTGCCCCACGAGCAGCGGGGGTCGATCATCGCCGACCTCAACGAGCGCCTCGACGCCCCGTACTCGATCCGCAACGAGCAGGCGCTGGATCCGGAGTCCGAGTTCTACATGGACCGGCTCCTGTCGTACTACGACGACGACCTGGAGCAGGTGCTCTCGAACCACATCGAGGTCGTCCGGCTCGTCGCCGACGAGAACAAGCGGCAGGGCCTGGAGACGTTCGAGCCGAAGGACAAGAAGAACCAGGACGAGACGGAGCTGACCGGCGACGTAAACTACTCGAAGATCGCCGTCTACGGCGAGTCCGACCCACGGGCGTTCGACTACTCCGGCGCGTTCTGCAACGCCAACCGCGGCATCTTCTCGGGCGAGGAGCTGCTGAAGCTCCAGCGGGAGTTCCTCTACGACTTCCTGCACGCGACCCAGGAGCAGACGATCAAGCCGAAGAACAACCCGCGGATCGACATCGACCAGGTGATCGTCGGCCGGACGAACATGCCCGAGTACAAGGACAAGAAGGGCGACGAGAAGATGGAGGCGTTCAACGACCGCACCAAGCGGATCGACTTCCCGTACGTCCTCTCCTACGAGCAGGAGGCCGACATCTACCGGAAGATGCTCGCCAACGCCGACGTGCCCGACATCAACGTCGAACCGCACACCCTGGAGATGGCCGGGCTGTTCGGCGTCCTGACCCGGATCGAGGAGCCCGACACCGAGACGGTCGACCTGCTCCAGAAGGCCAAGGCGTACAACGGCGAGGTCGACGAGGGCGACGAGGTCGACGTGAAGAAGCTCCGCGAGGAGGCCGAGGAGAAAGCCGACATCGGCGAGGGGATGATGGGCATCTCGCCGCGCTTCATCGGCGACGAGATCGCCGAGGCGATCATGGACTCCAAACACCGGAGCCGCGGGTTCCTCTCGCCGCTGACGGTGTTCAACTTCTTCGAGGAGAACCTCGAACACCACGGCTCGATCCCCGAGGAGAACTTCGGGACGTACTACCGCTACCTCGAAACCGTTCGCGAGGAGTACAAGGAGCGGGCGATCGAGGACGTGCGCCACGCGCTGGCCTACGACGTCGACGAGATCCAGCGCCAGGGCGAGAAGTACATGGACCACGTGATGGCCTACATCGACGACCAGACCGTCGAGGACGAGCTCACCGGGCGCGAGCAGGAGCCCGACGAGACGTTCCTGCGCTCGGTCGAGGAGAAACTCGACGTGCCCGAGGACCGGAAGGACGACTTCCGGCAGGAGGTGTCGAACTGGGTCTCCCGGCGCGCCCGCGAGGGCGAGGCGTTCAATCCGCAGGACAACGAGCGCCTGCGCCGCGCGTTAGAGCGCAAGCTCTGGGAGGACAAGAAACACAACATCAACTTCTCGGCGCTGGTCTCCAGCAACGAGTTCGACGACGACGAGCGCAACGAGTGGATCGACGCCCTGATCGAGCAGGGCTACTCCGAGTCGGGCGCTCGCGAGGTGCTGGAGTTCGCCGGCGCGGAGGTCGCCAAAGCCGAGATGGAGGACTGA
- a CDS encoding DUF5820 family protein, whose amino-acid sequence MSDLDTPDGWVVWNEGADGRLVLAYRPDVFDAGEFPAECLPTLYLTRGRKGGRPPGESPAAGADWHVTLFLEPDVDDGGERYDSREAAVEGAMERAAAFAAGEVDYRALYQVPRESYFERLDELTGREA is encoded by the coding sequence ATGAGCGACCTCGACACGCCCGACGGCTGGGTCGTCTGGAACGAGGGCGCGGACGGCCGGCTGGTGCTCGCGTACCGCCCCGACGTGTTCGACGCCGGCGAGTTCCCCGCCGAGTGCCTCCCGACGCTGTATCTGACCCGGGGCCGAAAGGGGGGCCGCCCGCCGGGCGAGTCGCCCGCGGCCGGCGCGGACTGGCACGTCACGCTGTTCCTCGAACCCGACGTCGACGACGGCGGCGAGCGCTACGACTCGCGCGAGGCGGCCGTCGAGGGTGCCATGGAGCGCGCCGCGGCGTTCGCGGCCGGCGAGGTCGACTACCGCGCGCTGTACCAGGTGCCGCGGGAGTCGTACTTCGAGCGACTGGACGAACTGACGGGTCGGGAAGCTTAA
- a CDS encoding UPF0179 family protein, protein MSQVTLVGTRLAAVDEEFVYHGEAPGCDGCPYRDQCLNLSEGVRYRVVTVRENAQSLDCAVHDGDVRAVEVEPAPVRANVPSKNAYAGSKASLAGPCPHVECPSHEFCVADGADDETERQIAEVVGDPPHDTCALDRDLTLVEFAPEE, encoded by the coding sequence ATGTCACAGGTCACGCTCGTCGGCACGCGCCTCGCGGCCGTCGACGAGGAGTTCGTCTACCACGGCGAGGCCCCCGGCTGTGACGGCTGCCCCTACCGCGACCAGTGTCTGAACCTCTCGGAAGGCGTCAGGTACCGCGTGGTCACCGTGCGCGAGAACGCCCAGTCTCTCGACTGCGCGGTCCACGACGGCGACGTGCGCGCGGTCGAGGTCGAACCGGCCCCGGTCCGCGCGAACGTCCCGTCGAAAAACGCCTACGCCGGCAGCAAAGCGAGCCTCGCCGGTCCCTGCCCCCACGTCGAATGCCCCAGCCACGAGTTCTGCGTCGCCGACGGCGCGGACGACGAGACGGAACGGCAGATCGCCGAAGTCGTCGGCGACCCGCCACACGACACCTGCGCGCTGGACCGCGACCTGACGCTCGTCGAGTTCGCGCCCGAGGAGTGA